DNA from Candidatus Campbellbacteria bacterium:
CAAGGAACGTGTCGCGGACCTCACCAAGGAACTGTCCGTATTGGGAGAAGAGTGGGTCACCGACATCTTCAACCACAAGGATGTTTGCAGCGAGATTGAAGTTCCTCAGCCACGCCTGCGAGCCTGGAACGAGCTTCGTAACGAAGTTCTCTCTGATGTGTCGCAAACGCGAGGAGAATTATTTTTCCTCGCCAACGGAAGTCTCTTCACCGCCGCTGGCAAGACATATGCAAAGGACGACCTCCTCCCCTATGTAATTCTGGCAATCCCCCGGATCGAATCAAACCTTGGTGAGAATCGTGCGGGCACGCCAGTCATCGCGACACTTTTCAAGAAGTATGAGCGGGTTGTTGATGGTCCAAGCGGAAACAAACGTCGAAACTACATCAAAGAAAAGGAAATCATCCCTTTTCTGCAGATGGCCAAGACAAACGAATGGGATGTGTGTTTGATCTTGGGAACTCGTGCAGCAGCGTTTGGGTATCCACACTTCATTCCGGAGTCGCTACGGCTTGCCGTGGACGGCGACGACGATGGAAAAATCGATCTCATGTGGAGTCTTGCTGACGCCACACGGAGTATCGCGCACTATCTCCACAAAACAGGGTGGAGCCACTCAAATACACGAGCAGTATTTCGATACAATCCAGACCCTAAGTATGTGCAGATTGTGCTTGAATACGCGTATGCGATTAAGAAACGTGTCCCTGTGTAACGCGAACCGCCCCTCGAGGTTGAGGGGCGGTTTTTTATCCAGCACTCAGTCGCTGAGTGCTGGATTTATTCTTCCACCTTTTCAAATCGTTTTCGCCTTTGTCCTTCAATCTCTACTTCTTCTTCAAACATAGAAAGTGGCCGAACCCAGAGTTTTGATTTTGGGTTGTCGTACAGAGCCTCATACACCACAAGGTCTTCTAGTGTCTCTGAGTGTTTTGCAATACCAATAACGCGGTAGAGATTTCCTGTTTTTGTATGTTTGTATATTCCTGGTGTAATCATATTTATTTCCTTCTGCTTACTACTTTCTACATATTACTTATCTTTTATTTTCTTCCAATTACTTTCTTGGCCGCCTCAACAATAGAATCCACATCCATCTTGTAGTGTTTGAGAAGTTCGTCGGGAGTTCCTGATTGGCCAAATTGATCATGTACACCGATAAATTCCATTGGTACTGGTTTCTCTCGTGCAAGTACCTCAGCAACCGCGGAACCCATACCACCAGCAATTTGATGCTCTTCAATCGTAACTACCGCTCCACATTTAGAAGCAACATCGACGATTGTTTTTTCATCCATTGGTTTAATAGTGTGATTGTTTACCACGATTGAGCCAATGCCTTCATCTTGGAGTTTTTTTGCCGAAACGAGTGCATTGTGCACCAGTGTTCCGCACGCGATAAGTGCAACTTGTGGATTGTCACTTTCCCAAAGTATCTCAGCACGTCCGATTTCAAAAGGGGTTTCGGGTGTTGTAAACGAAGGACTTCCTGCACGGCCGATTCGCAAATAGACAGGTGTATTTGTTTTTGCAATTGCAATCGTTGCTTTCCGCGCCTCTTCTGCATCCGCTGGCACAATCACTACCATACGTGGGAGCATCCGCATCAATCCAATATCTTCAAGCGCTTGATGTGTTGCACCATCAGGCCCCACAGACACACCTGCATGACTGCCGATAATTTTAACGGGCACATTATTAATCGCTATCGTTGTACGAATTTGTTCATTATTTCGTCCTGGAGAAAACGTTGCGTATGAGGTAATAAAGGGAATCTTTCCATAATTTGCGAGACCAGCTCCAACAGTTGCAAGATTTTGTTCTGCCACACCTATTTCAATATAGCGGTCAGGAAATTCTTTGTGAAACCATTCCGCACGTGTTGATTCTTCCAAATCGGCACACAACACCACAACACGTTCGTCCGCTTTCCCCGCTTCCACTAATCCATATCCAAAACCATCTCTCGTTGGTACTTTTTTGATATCTGCATCAAAAATGTTTTCTATAAGTTTTTGCTCTGATTTAATCATTATGACTTGCTTCTATTTTCCCCTTAAGCGTACGCAACTCTTTCAAAAACTTTTGCTCTTCTTTTTTTGTTGGTGGTTTGCCGTGCCAGTGAAAATCATATTCAATCTCTTTAATTCCCTTTCCTGCAATCGTATGCGCAATAATCACCGTTGGTTTTTCAACAATGGCTTTTGCTTCATCAATTGCATCAACAAACGCCATCATGTTGTGCCCGTCAATCTCAATCACGTGCCAATTAAATGCTCGCCACTTATCTGCAAGTGGTTCCAACGGCATCACATTCTCCGTCATACCATCAATTTGGATATTGTTGCGATCAACAACCGCCGTAAGGTTTGAAAGTTTGTTATTTCCTGCAAACATTGCGCCTTCCCACGTGTTTCCTGCCTGTAGTTCTCCATCGGAGAGCAAACAGTATGTGCGCCACTTCTTTCCGTCCATCCGTGCACCATACGCAATACCCGAGGCCTGTGAGAGTCCTGAACCAAGAGGACCTGATGTTGTCTCTAATCCCGGCAAACGTTCTCTCTCTGGATGTCCTTGCAGACGACTTCCAAATTTTCGCAGTGTCTTGAGTTCATTCATCGGAAAGTATTCCGCGTGTGCCATCGTTGCGTACCGAATCGGTGTGATGTGTCCGTTTGAAAGTATGAGACGATCGCGTTCTTCCCACTGCGGGTTTTTTGGATCGTGTTTGAGAATATGAAAATAGAGTGCGGTAAAAATATCTGCCATATCAAGAGGACCAGCAGTGTGTCCACTCCCCGCAT
Protein-coding regions in this window:
- a CDS encoding lytic murein transglycosylase, translated to MHTANAHTHKERVADLTKELSVLGEEWVTDIFNHKDVCSEIEVPQPRLRAWNELRNEVLSDVSQTRGELFFLANGSLFTAAGKTYAKDDLLPYVILAIPRIESNLGENRAGTPVIATLFKKYERVVDGPSGNKRRNYIKEKEIIPFLQMAKTNEWDVCLILGTRAAAFGYPHFIPESLRLAVDGDDDGKIDLMWSLADATRSIAHYLHKTGWSHSNTRAVFRYNPDPKYVQIVLEYAYAIKKRVPV
- a CDS encoding DUF1653 domain-containing protein; translated protein: MITPGIYKHTKTGNLYRVIGIAKHSETLEDLVVYEALYDNPKSKLWVRPLSMFEEEVEIEGQRRKRFEKVEE
- a CDS encoding transketolase family protein produces the protein MIKSEQKLIENIFDADIKKVPTRDGFGYGLVEAGKADERVVVLCADLEESTRAEWFHKEFPDRYIEIGVAEQNLATVGAGLANYGKIPFITSYATFSPGRNNEQIRTTIAINNVPVKIIGSHAGVSVGPDGATHQALEDIGLMRMLPRMVVIVPADAEEARKATIAIAKTNTPVYLRIGRAGSPSFTTPETPFEIGRAEILWESDNPQVALIACGTLVHNALVSAKKLQDEGIGSIVVNNHTIKPMDEKTIVDVASKCGAVVTIEEHQIAGGMGSAVAEVLAREKPVPMEFIGVHDQFGQSGTPDELLKHYKMDVDSIVEAAKKVIGRK
- a CDS encoding transketolase, with amino-acid sequence MTHLSDEKIKELELRANDIRMSLIDMLEDAGSGHTAGPLDMADIFTALYFHILKHDPKNPQWEERDRLILSNGHITPIRYATMAHAEYFPMNELKTLRKFGSRLQGHPERERLPGLETTSGPLGSGLSQASGIAYGARMDGKKWRTYCLLSDGELQAGNTWEGAMFAGNNKLSNLTAVVDRNNIQIDGMTENVMPLEPLADKWRAFNWHVIEIDGHNMMAFVDAIDEAKAIVEKPTVIIAHTIAGKGIKEIEYDFHWHGKPPTKKEEQKFLKELRTLKGKIEASHND